One Brassica napus cultivar Da-Ae chromosome C4, Da-Ae, whole genome shotgun sequence genomic region harbors:
- the LOC106426295 gene encoding peptidyl-prolyl cis-trans isomerase CYP19-1-like — MAGGFTININIPAGEGLNISINPNSAAAGNLCTNPSSQKSLECSPGKANPKVFFDMAVRGKAVGRIVMELFADTTPRTAENFRALCTGEKGMGKKGKPLHYKGSIIHHMCPDYMIGGGDFTDERKGCGGESIYAGGFFEDENFIKKHTGPGILSMNNGGPDTNQSQFLISLTENWELDDVHVVFGQVVEGLDVVRIISHEPRRDKLSRPVVIDCGQIS, encoded by the coding sequence ATGGCCGGTGGATTTACCATCAACATAAACATTCCGGCTGGTGAAGGACTTAACATTAGCATTAACCCAAACTCTGCTGCAGCTGGTAATCTATGTACGAATCCGTCCTCTCAAAAGTCCCTAGAATGCTCTCCAGGAAAGGCTAACCCAAAGGTTTTCTTTGATATGGCGGTGCGCGGCAAAGCTGTTGGTCGGATCGTGATGGAGCTCTTTGCCGACACGACCCCACGGACGGCAGAGAATTTCCGCGCCCTCTGTACAGGCGAGAAAGGCATGGGGAAGAAGGGTAAGCCACTCCATTACAAAGGATCAATCATCCACCATATGTGCCCCGATTATATGATTGGCGGAGGAGATTTCACTGACGAAAGGAAAGGATGCGGAGGCGAATCAATCTACGCCGGAGGTTTTTTCGAGGATGAGAACTTCATCAAAAAGCACACCGGTCCGGGTATCCTCTCCATGAACAACGGTGGTCCTGACACCAACCAATCTCAGTTTTTGATCTCCTTGACCGAGAACTGGGAACTCGACGATGTACACGTCGTCTTCGGCCAAGTTGTTGAAGGATTGGATGTGGTCAGGATCATATCACACGAACCTCGTAGGGACAAGCTTTCCAGGCCCGTCGTGATCGACTGCGGTCAGATTTCATAG